The stretch of DNA GCTACTTCCGAGACGTGTTGTTATCGCGCGGAGTCGCGTATATCACCTTCGATTTCCGCGGCCACGGCCAATCCAGTGGAACCATGCGCCAATTGACCGGCACGCGCCTGCTGGAAGATTGCCACGCGGTCATTGAACAGTGTTGTCCGAGCACTCATCGCATCGTGCTCATCGGTTCGAGCATGGGCGGCTGGGTGGCCAGTTGGTATGCAGCTCAGCATCCTGAACGGATCACTGCCGCTATGTTGATTGCTCCTTCATTTGATTTTGGACGGGGATTCCTCGACAACCTCAATGCAGAACAACAGCGGCGTTGGGCGGAAGAAGGCGTGTGGCGCTTCGTGAATGAATATGGCGCTGCTGAGTTGGGATACGAGTTGATCCAAGATATGACTCGGTATCCGCTGACTGCGCTCTATCAACGCTATTGCACGCCGACGCTGATTTGTCATGGCCTCTGTGACGATGTGGTGGATTACCGGCAGAGTTTGGAATTTCAACGTCAGACTGCCGCCGCCGATGTGGATGTCCTATTGCTCAAGCAGGGCGATCATCGTTTAACAGCGCACAAGCAAGAATTGGCCGAATGGTTGCTGATTTATTGGCAGAACCGGTGGGCCGGTCTTGCCGCTCGATGAACGCGAGAGCGGGACAGCTCAAGCCGACACGCTCATTGACCAACCATTTCGATCACGGCATCCGAATTGAGCGCCACAATCAGGGACGACCTGCTGCGACAGGTTCACTGGCCAACCATTTCGATCACGGCGCCGCCATCGGTGCTGATTTGTTCTAATGGTCGGCCCTGACGACTCAGATAAAGCGTCGCTCGCGCAAGACTGTTATTGGCGACTTCAAACGTTCCTGAGCAATCGGTTTTCAAATAGGGCAAGCGATGGATGCCGGGACCGCTGCCGTCCACAATAGCGATCAGCGAGGCGCCCTCGGCGTTGGAGCAGGCAAACATCCATTGCAGATGTTCGCGGTCACGGCTGATGGTTTCAATCCCCTCAAACGTGTAGCGCATTCCTTCGTGCCACAGGAGCGCTTTACGGAATTGCAATCCCAATGGGATTTCGTATTCGAGCGCTTCAAATGTGCTGATTCGACCGGTCGAATCGAAAGCCAGACAATGCGTCCAGTTCCACAGATGGCGATGACGAAAGCCACAATTATGACCCTGCAATCCGTAACCGAGCGGCTCGCCGCGAAAGCTCTGATCATCCAACGTCACTTCGCCAGAGAAGACGGCATCCGAATGTGGCGTGCGCGAGAATCCAATCCAACCGACTTCAGTCATCGAAGCGCCGAACGTCGAATCATAGCGTAGCTGCCAGCTCACCGTGTGCCCATCCACACAGACGCGCCCCTTGCAAGACCGCTCATCAATCATGTTGTCGTCGTTGATACGCAGTTGCAACGGCTGACTCGGCTCACTGAGCGAAAGCTGCGTTTGTGAAAATCCTTGAATGAAACTTTGCGGACGACCCTGGCGTGGAAACCACGTGGCCCACACTTGCGCGGGCATGCCCAATGGATTGCCTGCGCACCCACCGCCAGCAGGCCGCCCCAGATTCATAAGCAAATAACGGAACCACCACGCG from Blastocatellia bacterium encodes:
- a CDS encoding lysophospholipase, which produces MRACYNRGSLSKTMRINLGTNGEYIEVTHTRPTEPHSVTAIFLHGFMSTQAGEKAGYFRDVLLSRGVAYITFDFRGHGQSSGTMRQLTGTRLLEDCHAVIEQCCPSTHRIVLIGSSMGGWVASWYAAQHPERITAAMLIAPSFDFGRGFLDNLNAEQQRRWAEEGVWRFVNEYGAAELGYELIQDMTRYPLTALYQRYCTPTLICHGLCDDVVDYRQSLEFQRQTAAADVDVLLLKQGDHRLTAHKQELAEWLLIYWQNRWAGLAAR